The following coding sequences are from one Manduca sexta isolate Smith_Timp_Sample1 chromosome 7, JHU_Msex_v1.0, whole genome shotgun sequence window:
- the LOC115446072 gene encoding probable cytochrome P450 301a1, mitochondrial, which translates to MGRSLRSFAAYSRPFGIKNARYVTSGCPFSKRQRSQIAPTAELNEEIFANAKPYSEVPGPKPIPILGNTWRMVPVIGQFDISEFAKVTKQFLDTYGRIVRLGGLIGRPDLLFVYDADEIERMYRREGPTPFRPAMPCLVKYKSEVRKDFFGDLPGVVGVHGEQWRAFRSKVQRPILQPQTVKKYVAPIEMVTEDFIKYMENARDENGDLPHEFDNDIHRWSLECIGRVALDVRLGCLSSNINSDSEPQRIIDAAKYALRNVAVLELKAPYWRYVPTPLWTKYVNNMNFFVDICSRYINEALERLKTKKVTSENDLSLIERVLQSEKDPKIATIMALDLILVGIDTISMAVCSILYQAATRLKQQDKMREEIKRVLPDPSKPINYSDLDKLHYTKAFVREVFRMYSTVIGNGRTLQEDDVICGYHIPKGVQVVFPTIVTGNMDQFVSNPEEFRPERWLESDGKLHPFASLPYGFGARICLGRRFADLEIQILLAKLLRRYRLEYHHEPLEYAVTFMYAPDGPLRLRMVEQT; encoded by the exons ATGGGTCGTTCTTTGCGCTCGTTCGCCGCGTATTCGCGTCCCTTCGGAATAAAGAACGCACGATACGTCACAAGCGGGTGTCCTTTTTCGAAACGACAACGGTCCCAAATTGCGCCCACGGCGGAATTAAACGAGGAAATTTTTGCCAACGCCAAACCCTATTCGGAAGTCCCTGGGCCCAAGCCGATCCCGATTCTGGGGAATACGTGGCGAATGGTGCCAGTAATAGGGCAGTTCGATATATCGGAGTTTGCTAAAGTGACCAAGCAGTTTCTGGATACGTATGGTAGGATTGTCAGACTTGGTGGATTGATTGGAAGACCTGATCTCCTGTTTGTCTATGATGCTGATGAGATTGAGAGGATGTACCGGCGCGAAGGTCCGACGCCGTTTCGTCCAGCGATGCCGTGTTTGGTGAAATATAAATCGGAAGTCAGGAAGGATTTCTTCGGCGATCTTCCCGGTGTTGTTGGAGT ACACGGCGAGCAATGGCGCGCGTTTCGCTCCAAGGTCCAGCGTCCAATTCTCCAACCTCAAACCGTCAAGAAGTACGTAGCGCCAATAGAGATGGTGACCGAGGACTTCATTAAATACATGGAAAATGCTAGAGACGAGAACGGAGACTTGCCTCATGAGTTTGACAACGATATACATCGGTGGTCGTTGGAAT GCATCGGTCGAGTAGCATTGGATGTGCGACTGGGTTGCTTGTCTTCGAACATAAACAGCGATTCGGAACCACAGAGGATAATAGACGCGGCAAAATACGCGCTCAGAAACGTTGCTGTTTTAGAATTGAAGGCGCCGTACTGGAGATACGTCCCTACTCCTCTTTGGACCAAATATGTTAACAATATGAACTTTTTCGTTGA TATTTGCAGCCGGTACATAAACGAGGCCCTAGAAAGGCTTAAGACGAAGAAAGTAACCTCAGAGAATGATCTATCATTAATAGAAAGGGTGCTGCAGAGTGAAAAAGATCCTAAAATAGCCACCATCATGGCTCTTGATCTGATCTTAGTTGGTATTGATACG ATATCAATGGCGGTGTGCTCAATCCTGTATCAGGCAGCGACGAGGCTGAAGCAGCAAGACAAGATGAGGGAGGAGATAAAGCGAGTGCTGCCCGACCCAAGCAAGCCGATCAACTACTCCGACTTGGACAAACTGCACTACACTAAGGCTTTCGTTAGAGAAGTGTTCAG AATGTATTCAACAGTTATTGGTAATGGAAGAACTTTGCAAGAAGATGACGTCATTTGCGGGTATCACATTCCTAAAGGG GTTCAAGTCGTATTCCCAACGATCGTAACTGGCAACATGGATCAGTTCGTCTCCAACCCTGAGGAGTTCAGGCCGGAGCGCTGGCTGGAGAGTGACGGGAAGCTGCATCCCTTCGCCTCCCTTCCCTACGGCTTCGGTGCCCGCATCTGCCTCGGCCGGCGGTTCGCTGATCTCGAGATACAAATCTTACTAGCCAAG TTACTTCGTCGATATCGTCTGGAATACCACCACGAGCCTCTGGAGTACGCGGTGACGTTCATGTACGCGCCGGACGGACCGCTGCGCTTGCGCATGGTTGAACAAACATAA